A window of the Linepithema humile isolate Giens D197 chromosome 4, Lhum_UNIL_v1.0, whole genome shotgun sequence genome harbors these coding sequences:
- the Fak gene encoding uncharacterized protein Fak isoform X3: protein MLELVERKASGISWPTCRTENLDNLKKNPKGSVLRRRTEKDYAREKRWRRDSKGLLCSLSQLGCSDSYSPDTLGTWKFHKVSRTSHEGMSTGAGDGGGGGVGGVQSSGGGRNTPPHGSPTPMDKATLKVHLPNGGFNVVKFGDAIDVKGIIFLVTSRLAVGTRHYGNLYGMRLHHPGSGESYWLHQDTTMYQVQEKYERKYPHCEWRYELRVRYLPQNLNDLYEKDKVTFYYYYDQVRNDYLLANHAALDQDVAVQLCCLEIRYFFKDMPQIALDKKSNLEYLEREVGLHKFLPRSVLNGMKPKALRKLIQQHFKKVAALSELECMFKFFDLLRAHYRFDQERFICALGSSWSIPVELVIGPDLGISYMAHRGGTVPTRMAEFSQIQSIQTLVSDCKEHAKACIKLRVAGAAETLSITCSSLDQAESLADLIDGYCRLVKGSNTSLWNRKAGSWKNYPCPCKDAQPPKYRQDGASSPAEKNAGKTGTILSEDYAEIVDEEGDYSTPATRDYEIVRNQVELGEIIGEGQFGNVHKGSYKGRDGQTIAVAVKTCKVDADLATAEKFLEEAYIMQQFEHPHIIRLIGVCSEAPIWLVMELARLGEMRAYLQSNKHRLDLATLLLYTFQLSTALSYLESKKFVHRDIAARNVLVSSHNCVKLADFGLSRWVEDQSYYTASKCKLPIKWMAPESINFRRFTTSSDVWMFGVCMWEILMLGVKPFQGVKNNEVIRKLENGERLALPNHCPPRLYSLMSQCWSYEPSKRPTFKEIRETLHEILLEEKHQQQETMRRENRRVQAMSWGADDVPPPKPSRQPQNTTDQSQLSASAAPVSTYIVAQSPEVLAQLLKDNQARGVCPSVYTTPASPFNTLAVQFQDEDQILTTAVVSDLPFFDPALSEPPSITTHDMTQSGGDSILSDINLDSLDSSDNTPLMSSLSISDTAAQTQSQSPVVNRKQQKVKEMQNLYAVSSKVVGSITGDLYSPVQKFTASSVVPPQPTSAAAPAAVAGNTCGEIYGPVTSFTQSSAIVGNLSQSASVGGNYGENPGNFGPSSLGNNVIIPNNSSQVQFVASGSHAQSQPINYGNFMASNSTSQIGGFGGGQSTNQNASGAQSAGNSSNSGGGGGGGGGSGVGGGGGGGGGGGGNSNSSSSSNSSNSSSNNSSTVAYPRNISSTIVVNSTSNVECLYGPVLKFRAQNAQPAAVELKPVGATVGNYGQTGRNNLVMQNPQSQSNLYSHNYPHQQIYSNIVQSGQQAMYLPQMQHVQNIARQNAVPQAVSYTAIQHTSQQSQLSSSNPIYTTHATSVSVVQAHIPIYAQQAQPGIGNQSVTCQVTGVNQSANVGIMQASSVPSHFVTLSSATQQNIHSIPSGGYMVDQQQPSSLGAIDLAQVHANVGSVMTSTVSAHQQQISQSQMASGVAKATNMPQMATGVAKITTFVTSQKQDEQLTNSTDGTLSGSLISSAVSDSTMSSSSSMTEEAQQDQRSVHSQLFDNSTDNFNNGVDDEQKLLEQRLLEQQRQSEEDSRWLAREEKRLSIATSGDESASPPVPRSVTQSPSHEPHSANTGSLGSDKSSDKVIVVKKMEPTPTADLDRTNDKVYDCTTSVVRAVMSLSQGVQQSKADQYLELVRRVGVELRALLSSVDALVEILPISAHREVEMAHKVLSKDMAELVTAMKLAQNYSATTLDGEYRKGMLSAAHILAMDAKNLLDVIDSIRIRYPYVDTQICQRQTDIINRTRECTPENRIRSSQSGEQLLRRSQSSERQGTTFRQSQSGDLLHRMGQSVDRSLPGSQSDLNSGSSLERRNNIVTNSLERNSTARRHIATNSLERKRPSLTCNTGSMNNSVNLPPMMPVTCNLVQTVMHPSQSVTTGINQQTVFAANSKATNETPTNDS, encoded by the exons ATGTTGGAGCTCGTGGAACGCAAAGCCAGCGGAATCTCATGGCCTACGTGTCGCACTGAAAATCTcgataatttgaaaaagaatCCCAAAGGAAGCGTGCTCCGGAGACGCACGGAGAAAGATTACGCACGTGAGAAACGATGGAGAAGAGACAGCAAGGGCTTGCTTTGCTCTCTGAGCCAACTTGGCTGCAGCGATTCTTACAGTCCAGATACGCTGGGAACATGGAAATTTCATAAAGTGTCTCGTACAAG TCATGAGGGGATGAGCACTGGAGCGGGAGATGGAGGTGGAGGCGGTGTCGGAGGTGTTCAGAGCAGCGGCGGTGGTAGAAACACACCGCCGCACGGCTCGCCCACCCCCATGGACAAAGCAACCTTAAAAGTTCATCTTCCAAATG GTGGCTTCAACGTTGTCAAGTTTGGTGACGCGATTGACGTTAAAGGTATTATCTTTCTGGTAACTAGTCGATTGGCCGTTGGTACCAGACATTACGGAAATTTGTACGGGATGAGACTACATCATCCCGGATCCGGAGAGAGTTATTGGTTGCACCAGGATACAACGATGTATCAG GTGCAAGAAAAGTACGAGCGAAAGTATCCGCACTGCGAATGGAGGTACGAGCTTAGAGTGCGTTACCTTCCTCAGAACCTAAATGATCTCTATGAAAAGGACAAAGTCACATTTTACTACTATTACGATCAG GTGCGAAACGATTACTTGCTTGCGAATCATGCCGCTCTCGATCAGGATGTCGCGGTTCAATTGTGCTGCCTGGAGATTCGCTATTTCTTCAAGGACATGCCGCAAATTGCCTTGGACAAAAAGAGCAATCTGGAGTACCTGGAGCGTGAG GTCGGCCTGCACAAGTTTTTGCCACGCTCCGTGCTGAACGGAATGAAGCCGAAGGCGCTCCGAAAATTAATACAGCAGCATTTTAAGAAAGTTGCAGCGTTATCCGAGCTCGAATGTATGTTCAAATTCTTCGATTTGTTGCGGGCGCATTATCGCTTCGATCAGGAAAGATTTATATGCGCCTTAGGG TCGAGCTGGTCAATACCCGTAGAACTAGTCATCGGGCCAGACTTGGGTATATCTTACATGGCTCATCGAGGGGGGACAGTG CCGACTAGGATGGCAGAGTTCTCGCAAATACAATCTATTCAGACATTGGTGTCGGATTGCAAAGAACATGCAAAGGCGTGCATTAAATTAAGGGTCGCAGGTGCCGCGGAGACTCTTAGCATTACTTGTTCCAGTCTGGATCAAGCAGAGAGCCTTGCGGATTTAATCGATGGATATTGTCGGCTAGTCAAAGGCAGCAACACCTCACTGTGGAATAGAAAAg CTGGATCGTGGAAAAATTATCCCTGTCCGTGCAAAG ATGCACAACCGCCAAAATACAGGCAAGATGGTGCCAGTAGTCCAGCAGAGAAAAACGCGGGTAAAACTGGAACTATCTTGTCCGAAGATTATGCAGAGATTGTCGACGAGGAAGGAGACTACTCGACACCAGCCA CCCGAGACTACGAAATTGTTCGAAATCAAGTGGAATTAGGTGAAATTATAGGGGAAGGTCAATTTGGTAACGTCCATAAGGGCTCGTATAAAGGAAGAGACGGTCAGACAATCGCCGTTGCCGTCAAGACCTGCAAAGTTGATGCGGATCTCGCCACTGCCGAAAAGTTCCTCGAAGAAGCTT ataTTATGCAACAGTTTGAACATCCGCACATTATTAGACTGATCGGAGTCTGTTCAGAGGCGCCAATTTGGCTTGTGATGGAGTTAGCCAGACTCGGTGAGATGCGTGCTTATCTGCAGTCTAATAAACATCGTCTAGACCTTGCCACACTTCTATTGTATACCTTCCAATTGAGTACTGCCCTGTCGTATCTGGAAAGCAAAAAATTCGTCCACAG AGATATCGCTGCGAGAAACGTGCTAGTTTCGTCGCACAATTGCGTCAAACTAGCGGACTTTGGCCTTAGTAGATGGGTGGAAGATCAGAGTTATTACACCGCGAGCAAGTGTAAGCTGCCAATCAAGTGGATGGCACCGGAAAGCATAAACTTTCGACGATTTACGACTTCGTCCGACGTTTGGATGTTTG GTGTATGTATGTGGGAGATTTTAATGTTGGGCGTAAAGCCGTTCCAAGGCGTAAAGAATAACGAAGTAATACGCAAGCTGGAAAATGGAGAGAGACTCGCGCTTCCTAATCACTGCCCGCCACGATTGTATTCTCTGATGTCTCAATGTTGGAGCTACGAACCTAGCAAGAGACCAACGTTTAAGGAGATTAGAGAAACTTTACA tgaAATCTTGTTAGAGGAGAAACATCAGCAACAAGAGACGATGAGACGGGAGAACAGAAGAGTACAAGCCATGTCTTGGG GTGCAGACGATGTGCCACCACCGAAACCTTCCCGGCAACCGCAAAACACAACGGATCAGTCGCAATTGTCCGCATCCGCAGCGCCGGTATCCACATACATCGTGGCGCAGAGTCCCGAGGTTCTTGCGCAACTTCTCAAGGACAACCAAGCCAGAGGGGTATGTCCCTCCGTATACACGACACCCGCGTCCCCTTTCAACACCCTGGCGGTGCAGTTTCAGGATGAAGATCAAATCCTGACTACTGCTGTCGTGTCCGACCTGCCCTTTTTCGATCCCGCGCTCTCCGAGCCGCCGTCTATCACCACGCACGATATGACCCAATCGGGTGGCGATTCCATTCTGTCCGATATCAACTTAGATTCCCTCGACTCCTCGGACAATACTCCTCTCATGTCGAGCCTAAGTATTTCAGACACGGCAGCACAGACGCAGTCGCAGTCGCCCGTCGTCAACCGAAAGCAGCAGAAGGTTAAAGAGATGCAAAACTTGTATGCGGTTAGTTCGAAGGTGGTCGGTAGCATTACGGGGGATCTGTACTCCCCCGTGCAGAAATTCACCGCGTCCAGCGTCGTGCCGCCGCAGCCAACTTCTGCGGCCGCGCCCGCCGCGGTCGCGGGCAACACTTGCGGCGAGATATATGGACCGGTCACTAGTTTCACCCAGAGCTCCGCTATTGTTGGTAATCTCAGTCAGAGCGCTAGCGTAGGTGGTAATTACGGTGAGAATCCCGGTAATTTTGGTCCCAGTAGTTTGGGCAACAATGTTATAATACCGAATAATAGTAGTCAGGTGCAGTTTGTCGCGAGTGGCTCGCATGCTCAAAGCCAGCCGATTAATTACGGTAACTTTATGGCTAGTAACAGTACGAGCCAGATAGGTGGTTTTGGTGGCGGTCAGTCCACAAATCAGAATGCGAGCGGTGCGCAGAGTGCTGGCAATAGTAGTAATAGtggcggtggtggtggtggtggtggcggcagcggcgtcggcggcggcggtggcggtggcggtggtggtggtggtaatagtaacagcagcagcagcagcaacagcagcaataGCAGCAGCAATAATAGCAGCACTGTTGCTTATCCTCGTAACATTAGCTCGACGATTGTGGTTAATTCCACGTCGAACGTAGAGTGTTTGTACGGACCGGTTCTCAAGTTTCGCGCGCAGAATGCCCAGCCTGCCGCGGTCGAGTTGAAGCCTGTCGGCGCGACAGTTGGAAATTACGGCCAAACCGGAAGAAACAATCTGGTGATGCAAAATCCACAGTCGCAGTCGAATTTGTATTCGCACAATTATCCACATCAACAAATCTACTCGAATATCGTTCAATCGGGGCAGCAAGCCATGTATCTGCCGCAAATGCAACACGTGCAAAATATTGCTCGACAAAACGCCGTTCCACAGGCCGTATCGTATACAGCGATACAACACACCAGTCAACAGTCCCAATTGAGCAGTTCCAATCCCATTTACACGACTCATGCTACATCCGTGTCGGTGGTTCAAGCGCACATTCCAATTTACGCTCAGCAAGCGCAGCCCGGAATCGGCAACCAGTCAGTAACTTGTCAAGTAACAGGCGTGAATCAGTCAGCCAATGTTGGGATAATGCAAGCCTCCTCCGTTCCGTCACACTTTGTCACGCTGTCTTCCGCGACTCAGCAAAATATTCATTCGATTCCATCCGGTGGCTACATGGTGGATCAACAGCAACCGAGTTCCCTCGGCGCGATAGATCTCGCTCAAGTGCATGCTAATGTTGGCAGTGTAATGACGAGCACCGTTAGTGCGCATCAACAGCAAATATCGCAGTCTCAAATGGCCAGCGGCGTCGCGAAAGCGACAAACATGCCGCAAATGGCGACAGGCGTCGCCAAGATCACCACGTTCGTGACGTCGCAAAAGCAAGATGAACAGTTGACGAACTCTACAGACGGCACTCTCTCCGGCTCGCTGATCTCTTCCGCTGTCAGCGACAGCACCATGTCGTCTAGCAGCTCGATGACAGAGGAGGCACAACAAGATCAG AGGAGTGTGCATTCGCAATTGTTTGACAATTCGACTGACAATTTTAACAACGGCGTTGACGACGAACAAAAGCTACTGGAACAACGTTTGTTGGAGCAACAACGACAGTCTGAAGAAGACAGCCGCTGGCTCGCGAGAGAAGAA AAACGTTTATCGATCGCTACGAGTGGTGATGAAAGTGCTAGTCCCCCGGTTCCACGATCAGTTACTCAGTCACCAAGCCATGAGCCACATTCTGCCAACACCGGCTCTCTTGGCTCGGACAAAAGTTCCGATAAAGTGATTGTAGTCAAA AAAATGGAACCCACACCCACTGCAGATTTAGACAGAACTAATGATAAAGTATACGACTGTACGACAAGTGTCGTTCGTGCAGTTATGTCGCTGTCACAAG GTGTTCAACAGAGCAAGGCTGATCAGTATCTAGAACTAGTGCGTAGAGTAGGTGTCGAATTAAGAGCACTACTGTCGTCTGTGGACGCTCTCGTAGAAATATTACCAATATCCGCGCATCGCGAGGTAGAAATGGCGCATAAAGTATTAAGTAAAGATATGGCTGAACTAGTGACTGCTATGAAACTGGCGCAAAATTACAGTGCCACTACGTTAGACGGCGAATATCGCAA GGGAATGCTTTCTGCAGCTCACATCTTGGCAATGGACGCAAAGAATCTCTTAGACGTCATCGATTCTATCCGCATTCGTTATCCGTACGTAGATACTCAGATTTGCCAAAGGCAGACTGATATTATCAACAGAACGCGGGAATGCACACCGGAAAATCGCATTCGCTCGAGTCAATCCGGTGAGCAGCTTCTAAGGAGAAGTCAATCGAGTGAACGTCAGGGAACGACTTTCAGACAAAGCCAAAGTGGCGACCTATTGCATAGAATGGGTCAATCTGTGGATCGATCTTTACCA GGAAGCCAATCCGATCTCAATTCCGGCAGCAGCttagaaagaagaaataatatagtaaCCAATAGTCTTGAACGTAATTCAACAGCGAGAAGACATATCGCCACCAACAGTTTGGAAAGAAAGAGACCTTCGTTGACATGCAACACGGGGTCTATGAATAATTCCGTCAATTTGCCGCCAATGATGCCAGTCACTTGTAATTTGGTTCAGACTGTTATGCATCCGAGTCAATCGGTTACAACCGGCATCAATCAACAGACGGTGTTTGCGGCCAACAGTAAAGCCACAAACGAAACTCCGACAAATGACAGTTAA